Proteins encoded in a region of the Nonomuraea helvata genome:
- a CDS encoding ferritin-like protein gives MSEPPIVIANREHLWWLLNEASQLEHMILSQYLFAEASLKSGTEDGLTAEQADAVAGWRRILHSIAVEEMLHLALVSNLLAAIGAAPTFGRPNFPQRSGYFPSGIQLDLLPFGEQALRHFLYLERPEGMQLQDAAEFRPVPPTRARLDPADLMPRGQEYETIGHLYRGIEEGLRALCAQLGEPAVFVGSPSAQATPQLFRWPQLVAVTDLKSAFTAIDLIIEQGEGARGDWQQAHYGRFLKVWREYEELRARDPGFDPARPALAAFLKQPYDIADPQPLITDPGTRRTAELAAVAYELVLHLLTRFFTHTDESEEQLGLLVGTSISMMADVLRPLAAAMTTLPVGPEHPGRTAGFAFEMYYAMSNFVPWREPSWALLHERMRVLVERCRAAEKAGGPASAVAASAGIRAAELAERVRAHVPPRLLPS, from the coding sequence ATGTCCGAGCCCCCGATCGTCATAGCGAACCGGGAGCACCTGTGGTGGCTGCTCAACGAGGCCTCACAGCTGGAACACATGATCCTGAGCCAGTACCTCTTCGCCGAGGCCAGCCTCAAGAGCGGGACGGAGGACGGCCTGACGGCCGAGCAGGCGGACGCGGTCGCCGGCTGGCGCAGGATCCTGCACTCCATCGCGGTCGAGGAGATGCTGCACCTGGCGCTGGTGTCCAACCTGCTGGCCGCCATCGGCGCGGCGCCCACCTTCGGCCGCCCGAACTTCCCGCAGCGCTCGGGGTACTTCCCGTCCGGCATCCAGCTCGACCTGCTGCCATTCGGCGAGCAGGCGCTGCGGCACTTCCTGTACCTGGAACGCCCCGAGGGCATGCAGCTGCAGGACGCCGCGGAGTTCCGGCCGGTGCCGCCCACCCGCGCCCGGCTCGACCCCGCCGATCTCATGCCCAGGGGCCAGGAGTACGAGACGATCGGCCACCTGTACCGCGGGATCGAGGAGGGACTGCGGGCGCTCTGCGCCCAGCTCGGAGAGCCCGCCGTGTTCGTCGGGTCCCCGAGCGCCCAGGCCACGCCGCAGCTGTTCCGCTGGCCGCAGCTCGTCGCGGTCACGGATCTGAAGTCGGCGTTCACCGCGATCGATCTCATCATCGAGCAGGGCGAGGGCGCGCGCGGCGACTGGCAGCAGGCCCACTACGGGCGCTTCCTCAAGGTGTGGCGGGAGTACGAGGAGCTGCGGGCGCGCGACCCGGGCTTCGACCCGGCGCGGCCGGCGCTCGCCGCCTTCCTCAAACAGCCCTACGACATCGCGGACCCCCAGCCGCTCATCACCGATCCCGGCACCCGCAGGACGGCCGAGCTGGCCGCGGTGGCCTACGAGCTGGTGCTGCACCTGCTGACCAGGTTCTTCACGCACACCGACGAGAGCGAGGAGCAGCTGGGCCTGCTCGTCGGCACGTCGATCAGCATGATGGCCGACGTGCTGCGGCCGCTGGCCGCCGCCATGACCACACTGCCCGTCGGCCCCGAGCACCCCGGCCGCACGGCGGGCTTCGCCTTCGAGATGTACTACGCCATGAGCAACTTCGTGCCCTGGCGCGAGCCCTCGTGGGCGCTGCTGCACGAGCGCATGCGGGTGCTCGTGGAGCGCTGCAGGGCCGCCGAGAAGGCCGGAGGCCCGGCGTCCGCGGTCGCCGCGTCGGCCGGGATCCGGGCGGCCGAGCTGGCCGAGCGGGTACGCGCGCACGTGCCGCCGAGGCTGCTCCCGTCGTAG
- a CDS encoding NAD(P)-dependent alcohol dehydrogenase: MTTTQAAVVESPGAAFTLRDVELDAPREGEILVRMKAAGICHTDLTVAAGHIPFPLPGVLGHEGAGVVEETGPGVTKVKPGDHVVLTFTSCGSCASCRVGHPAYCTTWIPQNLIGGKRADGSSPISRGGVALGGRFFGQSSFARHSIADERSVVKVDPDLPFELLAPLACSVQTGTGAVWNTLRPEPGTSIAVIGTGAVGLAAIMGAALTPVSQIIAVGRQAAQLELAAKIGATHTVDSTGLDLAGELRKITGGAGVDYVVEAVGNPEVLRAGIEALAPRGAVAVVGAPPYGVEVSVDVHRLLPGRRILGVCEGDSDPDRLIPLLARLIRGGRLPVQPLIREYDFADIQAAADDFRSGKNIKTILRFDA, encoded by the coding sequence GTGACCACCACCCAAGCCGCAGTCGTCGAATCGCCGGGAGCGGCGTTCACGCTCCGGGACGTCGAGCTGGACGCCCCGCGCGAGGGCGAGATCCTCGTCCGGATGAAGGCCGCCGGCATCTGCCACACCGACCTCACGGTGGCGGCGGGGCACATCCCGTTCCCGCTGCCGGGCGTGCTCGGGCACGAGGGGGCCGGCGTCGTGGAGGAGACCGGCCCCGGCGTGACCAAGGTCAAGCCGGGCGACCACGTCGTCCTCACCTTCACCTCGTGCGGGAGCTGCGCCTCCTGCCGGGTCGGCCACCCCGCCTACTGCACGACCTGGATCCCGCAGAACCTCATCGGCGGCAAGCGCGCCGACGGCAGCTCGCCGATCAGCAGGGGCGGAGTCGCGCTCGGCGGGCGGTTCTTCGGCCAGTCGTCGTTCGCCCGCCACTCCATCGCCGACGAGCGCAGCGTCGTCAAGGTCGACCCGGACCTGCCGTTCGAGCTGCTGGCCCCGCTGGCCTGCAGCGTCCAGACCGGCACCGGCGCGGTGTGGAACACGCTGCGCCCGGAGCCCGGCACGTCCATCGCGGTGATCGGCACGGGCGCGGTGGGCCTGGCCGCCATCATGGGCGCGGCGCTCACCCCGGTCAGCCAGATCATCGCCGTGGGCCGGCAGGCGGCGCAGCTCGAGCTGGCCGCCAAGATCGGCGCCACCCACACCGTCGACTCGACCGGCCTGGACCTGGCCGGCGAGCTACGGAAGATCACCGGCGGCGCCGGCGTCGACTACGTGGTCGAGGCGGTGGGCAACCCCGAGGTGCTGCGCGCCGGCATCGAGGCGCTCGCCCCGCGCGGCGCGGTGGCCGTCGTGGGCGCTCCGCCGTACGGGGTGGAGGTCTCGGTCGACGTGCACCGGCTGCTGCCGGGGCGGCGGATCCTCGGCGTCTGCGAGGGCGACAGCGACCCCGACCGGCTCATCCCGCTGCTGGCGCGGCTGATCCGCGGCGGCCGGCTGCCCGTGCAGCCGCTCATCAGAGAGTACGACTTCGCCGACATCCAGGCCGCGGCGGACGACTTCAGGTCCGGCAAGAACATCAAGACGATTCTGCGGTTCGACGCGTGA
- a CDS encoding alpha/beta fold hydrolase: MNTFELGDFRLTSGDTLPGARLAYQTFGELNQAKDNVVVFPTFLGAPPEVLNGWIGENRALDPRTHFIVLPGHFGLPPSSAPSNTPARPFPAVTVADDVIAQQRLLEEVFGVREIRLALGWSIGAIQVYEWALRFGDLVRSIAPIAGAPTPPPWTKLWLKTVVEEPITADPNYADGGYAYAASVSGGLARVAHGSALTAPPRTFYYDSSEVWRTLGFDSVDAFVEGFWEGFWLPQDPNDVVTQARKARFAWPGARGESLREVLGRIKAKTTIAAFTGDALFPPDELRQYAEWIPGATFRQIDSVYGHLATFGLAEPDVKAIDDVIRHALES, from the coding sequence ATGAACACCTTCGAGCTCGGCGACTTCCGGCTCACCTCAGGCGACACGCTTCCCGGTGCCCGGCTGGCGTACCAGACCTTCGGTGAGCTGAACCAGGCCAAGGACAACGTGGTCGTGTTCCCGACCTTCCTCGGCGCTCCCCCCGAGGTGCTCAACGGCTGGATCGGCGAGAACCGTGCGCTCGATCCCCGCACCCACTTCATCGTGCTGCCCGGCCACTTCGGCCTCCCGCCGTCCTCCGCGCCGAGCAACACCCCGGCGAGACCCTTCCCCGCCGTCACCGTCGCCGACGACGTCATCGCCCAGCAGCGGCTGCTGGAGGAGGTGTTCGGCGTGCGCGAGATCCGGCTGGCGCTCGGCTGGTCGATCGGCGCGATCCAGGTGTACGAGTGGGCGCTGCGCTTCGGCGACCTCGTACGGAGCATCGCCCCCATCGCCGGGGCGCCCACCCCGCCACCGTGGACGAAGCTCTGGCTGAAGACGGTGGTGGAGGAGCCCATCACCGCGGACCCGAACTACGCCGACGGCGGCTACGCGTACGCGGCGAGCGTCAGCGGCGGCCTGGCCCGGGTCGCGCACGGCTCGGCGCTGACCGCCCCGCCCCGCACGTTCTACTACGACAGCTCCGAGGTCTGGCGCACGCTGGGCTTCGACAGCGTGGACGCGTTCGTCGAGGGCTTCTGGGAGGGCTTCTGGCTCCCGCAGGACCCCAACGACGTGGTCACCCAGGCCCGCAAGGCCCGCTTCGCCTGGCCGGGGGCCAGGGGCGAGTCCCTGCGTGAGGTCCTGGGCCGGATCAAGGCGAAGACCACGATCGCCGCCTTCACTGGCGACGCGCTGTTCCCGCCGGACGAGCTCAGGCAGTACGCCGAGTGGATCCCCGGCGCGACGTTCCGTCAGATCGACAGCGTCTACGGCCATCTGGCCACGTTCGGGCTGGCCGAGCCCGACGTGAAGGCCATCGACGACGTCATCCGGCACGCGCTGGAGAGCTAG
- a CDS encoding Nif11-like leader peptide family natural product precursor → MSESEFVRFLDAARSDPELLARYSPMDLTRVLFHARNDGFAFTEADAERVIGRLEADVVIHKDKEPFDGSSTLWRHMWGTRYLDYLVDHVVARYSPEELA, encoded by the coding sequence GTGTCCGAGTCGGAGTTCGTCAGGTTCCTGGATGCGGCGCGGTCGGATCCCGAGCTGCTGGCCCGCTACTCCCCCATGGACCTCACCCGGGTCCTGTTCCACGCCCGCAACGACGGGTTCGCCTTCACCGAGGCCGACGCCGAGCGGGTCATCGGCCGGCTGGAGGCGGATGTCGTCATCCACAAGGACAAGGAGCCGTTCGACGGGAGCAGCACCCTGTGGCGGCACATGTGGGGCACGCGCTACCTCGACTACCTGGTCGACCACGTGGTCGCCCGCTACTCCCCCGAGGAGCTGGCATGA
- a CDS encoding Nif11 family protein, with amino-acid sequence MSEGNVIGFLRGLAERPDLVDRLKDKSKDAVIAAAAAAGQPFTAQEFNALVWELEARLARERGEEFNERFPLWGLLWGRYYLEFLVFDLVPSLDETGLLVGLERKP; translated from the coding sequence ATGAGCGAAGGGAACGTCATCGGGTTCCTGCGCGGCCTGGCCGAGCGGCCCGATCTGGTCGACCGGCTCAAGGACAAATCCAAGGACGCGGTCATCGCGGCCGCCGCCGCCGCCGGGCAGCCGTTCACCGCGCAGGAGTTCAACGCCTTGGTCTGGGAGCTGGAGGCGCGGCTGGCGCGCGAGCGCGGCGAGGAGTTCAACGAGCGGTTCCCGCTCTGGGGCCTGCTGTGGGGCCGGTACTACCTGGAGTTCCTCGTCTTCGACCTCGTGCCCAGCCTCGACGAGACCGGCCTCCTGGTCGGATTGGAGCGCAAGCCATGA
- a CDS encoding alpha/beta hydrolase, with the protein MMRNALYIGREWNVDHDLRAPVTDAELRYTVIGEGEPVLCIHGTSIADSLITPMRFYPPLLQDYQLISYYRAGYNGSTLDKPELSIEGGAQHVAELLDHLGIEKAHIMAFSFGGVIAFQFLLSYPERAHSAILLEPYLPREAPDAISANVDAFMNAMKLYETGDKLGAAQLYMEAVCGPSFLPAVEMTGPLDVWDRVEACVDTTFTVDFPAISQWGFKPSEADQLVTRKPDMPVLAVMGLDSESVMPGFRDAQRFLMNWLPQAERCGIPNATHGLQSMNPVAVGEAAHAFLKRNPM; encoded by the coding sequence ATGATGCGAAACGCCCTGTACATCGGGCGCGAATGGAACGTCGACCACGACCTGCGGGCGCCGGTGACCGACGCCGAGCTCAGGTACACGGTGATCGGCGAGGGCGAGCCCGTGCTGTGCATCCACGGCACCAGCATCGCCGACAGCCTCATCACCCCCATGCGGTTCTACCCGCCGCTGCTGCAGGACTACCAGCTCATCAGCTACTACCGGGCCGGCTACAACGGCAGCACGCTGGACAAGCCCGAGCTGAGCATCGAGGGCGGCGCGCAGCACGTCGCCGAGCTGCTCGACCACCTGGGCATCGAGAAGGCGCACATCATGGCCTTCTCCTTCGGCGGCGTGATCGCCTTCCAGTTCCTGCTGTCCTACCCGGAGCGGGCGCACAGCGCGATCCTGCTGGAGCCGTACCTGCCGCGTGAGGCGCCGGACGCGATCAGCGCCAACGTCGACGCCTTCATGAACGCGATGAAGCTGTACGAGACGGGCGACAAGCTCGGCGCGGCGCAGCTCTACATGGAGGCGGTGTGCGGGCCGAGCTTCCTGCCCGCGGTGGAGATGACCGGGCCGCTCGACGTGTGGGACCGCGTCGAGGCGTGCGTCGACACGACCTTTACGGTGGACTTCCCGGCGATCTCGCAGTGGGGCTTCAAGCCGTCGGAGGCCGACCAGCTGGTCACGCGGAAGCCGGACATGCCGGTGCTGGCCGTGATGGGCCTCGACAGCGAGTCGGTGATGCCGGGGTTCCGCGACGCGCAGCGCTTCCTCATGAACTGGCTGCCGCAGGCGGAGCGGTGCGGCATCCCCAACGCCACGCACGGGCTGCAGAGCATGAACCCGGTGGCCGTCGGCGAGGCCGCGCACGCGTTCCTCAAGCGGAACCCGATGTGA
- a CDS encoding SIMPL domain-containing protein, giving the protein MDITVIGEGAVLAAPDILRLHAGVEVRRASAAESFAAARSAAARLAETLARAGVAAEDVRTVELSLGPEYEAYPKVAAYRAVQGVEVIVRDLSRADHVIDTVAGVGEEARLNGVAFEVSDPSGFLKEARARAFRDAAAKAAHYAELAGRPLGRVVSVKEEIGRGPQPMRLAAAVAEAGASVSPGRETLTVNVQVGYDFG; this is encoded by the coding sequence GTGGATATCACCGTCATCGGCGAAGGCGCGGTCCTGGCCGCGCCCGACATCCTGCGGCTGCACGCGGGCGTCGAGGTCCGCAGGGCCTCCGCCGCGGAGTCCTTCGCCGCCGCCAGATCCGCCGCCGCGCGGCTGGCCGAGACGCTGGCCCGGGCAGGCGTCGCCGCCGAGGACGTGCGGACGGTGGAGCTGTCGCTGGGGCCGGAGTACGAGGCGTACCCCAAGGTGGCCGCCTACCGGGCCGTCCAGGGCGTGGAGGTGATCGTCCGCGACCTGTCGCGGGCCGATCATGTCATCGACACGGTGGCCGGGGTGGGGGAGGAGGCCAGGCTGAACGGCGTGGCGTTCGAGGTGTCCGACCCGTCGGGCTTCCTGAAGGAGGCCAGGGCGAGGGCGTTCCGGGACGCCGCCGCCAAGGCCGCCCACTACGCCGAGCTGGCCGGCCGCCCGCTGGGCCGCGTGGTCTCGGTGAAGGAGGAGATCGGGCGCGGCCCGCAGCCGATGCGGCTGGCTGCGGCGGTGGCGGAGGCCGGCGCCTCGGTCAGCCCCGGCCGGGAGACACTCACGGTCAACGTCCAGGTCGGCTACGACTTCGGTTGA